A stretch of the Candidatus Omnitrophota bacterium genome encodes the following:
- a CDS encoding CBS domain-containing protein, which translates to MLVKEIMTRDVITVTQKTTLKELAKVINSNRINGAPVVDEIDGTLIGVITMTDLLRMLKHICFWDEIGARDNSQAGVLGVDIKDALLKEKDKAVVGAKMTKVVHTVEEDDSVDEVLAMMCRYNIHTIPVVKNHKVVGIIGATDIVNYCI; encoded by the coding sequence ATGTTAGTAAAAGAGATCATGACAAGAGATGTTATTACCGTTACTCAAAAGACAACCCTTAAGGAATTAGCCAAAGTAATAAATTCAAATAGAATAAACGGCGCTCCGGTGGTGGATGAAATAGATGGCACCTTGATCGGAGTTATCACCATGACGGATCTGTTGAGGATGTTAAAGCATATATGTTTTTGGGATGAGATCGGCGCTCGTGATAATTCGCAGGCAGGCGTATTGGGTGTAGATATCAAAGATGCTTTATTAAAAGAAAAAGATAAGGCCGTAGTCGGCGCTAAGATGACTAAGGTTGTCCACACCGTAGAGGAAGATGATTCAGTAGATGAGGTTTTAGCTATGATGTGCCGGTATAATATTCATACCATTCCTGTAGTAAAGAACCATAAAGTAGTCGGGATTATTGGGGCAACCGATATCGTGAATTATTGTATTTAA
- a CDS encoding response regulator — MPKRILIVDDEQEARDNLGNFLSRHIECEIRKSSNGRDALEILDKENFDLMVLDIKMAGISGIDVLKAARANYPSVKVLIISAWDSQSVAAEALEVGAIDYITKPASMDVVFQAVKKILSV; from the coding sequence ATGCCCAAGAGAATACTTATCGTGGATGATGAACAGGAGGCAAGGGATAACTTAGGTAATTTTTTATCGCGCCATATTGAATGCGAAATCAGGAAATCTTCAAACGGAAGAGATGCCTTGGAGATATTAGATAAAGAAAATTTTGATTTAATGGTTTTGGATATTAAAATGGCCGGGATATCAGGGATAGATGTTTTAAAGGCTGCCCGGGCGAATTACCCTTCTGTGAAAGTGCTTATTATAAGCGCATGGGATAGCCAGTCAGTGGCAGCGGAAGCATTGGAAGTGGGAGCAATTGATTATATCACCAAGCCCGCCAGCATGGATGTTGTTTTCCAGGCGGTAAAAAAGATACTTTCAGTTTAA